In the Flagellimonas sp. HMM57 genome, one interval contains:
- a CDS encoding RNA-binding S4 domain-containing protein, with product MRIDKYLWCIRYYKTRNVASTAVKKGQVRVNGSVVKPSREIYPMDTIVLRKNQIDYQLTVLDIPESRVGAKLVDIYRKDTTPKEALAHNELVKSAKDHYRKKGLGRPTKKDRRDIDDYLDESE from the coding sequence ATGCGCATTGATAAATACCTTTGGTGTATTAGATACTATAAAACGCGTAACGTTGCTAGCACAGCTGTTAAAAAAGGGCAAGTTCGTGTAAACGGTAGTGTGGTAAAACCATCTAGAGAGATATATCCTATGGATACTATCGTTTTAAGAAAAAACCAAATTGACTATCAATTGACCGTATTGGACATACCCGAAAGTCGAGTAGGTGCAAAACTAGTGGATATTTATAGAAAAGACACCACCCCAAAAGAGGCACTTGCACATAACGAACTTGTAAAATCCGCAAAGGATCACTATAGAAAAAAAGGGCTGGGAAGACCCACAAAAAAAGATAGACGAGATATTGATGACTATTTGGATGAATCTGAATAG
- a CDS encoding acetyl-CoA carboxylase carboxyltransferase subunit alpha, whose amino-acid sequence MEYLDFELPIKELEDQLQKCMVIGEESEVDVTETCQQIEKKLGETRKDIYKNLTAWQRVQLSRHPNRPYTMDYINAICGDTFLELHGDRNVKDDKAMIGGLGKIGDQSYMFIGQQKGYNTKTRQYRNFGMANPEGYRKALRLMKSAEKFGIPVVCFIDTPGAYPGIEAEERGQGEAIARNILEMTRLKVPIIVVIIGEGASGGALGIGVGDKVLMLENTWYSVISPESCSSILWRSWEYKEQAAEALKLTATDMKKQKLVDEIVREPLGGAHTNRDKTFDTVKNKISAHFAELQKLSPKELVKTRMEKYAEMGVFND is encoded by the coding sequence ATGGAATATTTAGATTTTGAACTGCCCATTAAAGAGCTCGAAGACCAATTGCAAAAGTGTATGGTCATTGGAGAAGAAAGTGAAGTAGATGTCACCGAAACCTGCCAGCAAATTGAAAAAAAACTGGGAGAAACGCGTAAAGATATTTATAAAAACCTAACTGCATGGCAGCGTGTCCAGTTGTCCAGACACCCTAACAGGCCATATACAATGGACTATATAAATGCTATATGTGGAGATACGTTTTTAGAGCTTCATGGCGATAGAAATGTTAAGGATGACAAGGCCATGATAGGTGGTTTAGGCAAAATTGGTGACCAAAGTTATATGTTCATCGGTCAACAAAAAGGATACAATACGAAGACCCGTCAATACCGTAATTTTGGCATGGCGAATCCAGAAGGATATAGAAAGGCACTACGTTTAATGAAATCCGCTGAGAAATTCGGAATCCCTGTGGTATGTTTTATTGATACACCTGGTGCTTATCCTGGTATTGAGGCGGAAGAAAGGGGACAAGGAGAGGCGATTGCCCGTAACATCCTCGAAATGACCCGTCTTAAAGTCCCGATCATTGTTGTTATCATTGGAGAAGGCGCTTCTGGTGGTGCATTGGGCATTGGAGTGGGAGATAAGGTACTGATGTTGGAAAATACATGGTATTCGGTAATTTCTCCTGAATCCTGCTCTTCTATTTTATGGAGGAGTTGGGAATATAAAGAGCAGGCAGCAGAAGCCTTGAAACTTACCGCTACCGATATGAAGAAACAAAAATTGGTAGATGAAATTGTACGCGAGCCTTTGGGTGGTGCACACACCAATAGGGATAAAACCTTCGATACGGTAAAAAACAAAATTTCGGCCCATTTTGCAGAATTGCAAAAGTTATCACCAAAAGAATTGGTAAAAACCCGAATGGAAAAATACGCTGAGATGGGTGTGTTCAACGACTAA
- a CDS encoding helix-turn-helix transcriptional regulator, whose translation MLDAVTIKDVKLQLGKLCKQQRQIYEISQEDLGEVLGLSRYTIQKFENGKNATLDTVLKITHHFDLLNKLYSALKDMERSNDTNSLY comes from the coding sequence ATGTTAGATGCGGTCACTATCAAGGATGTAAAGTTACAATTGGGCAAGCTCTGCAAACAACAGCGACAAATTTACGAAATATCGCAGGAAGATCTTGGAGAGGTCTTAGGCCTGTCCCGGTATACCATCCAGAAATTTGAGAACGGTAAAAACGCGACTTTGGATACCGTACTCAAAATAACCCATCATTTTGATCTGTTGAACAAACTGTACAGTGCATTAAAGGATATGGAACGTTCCAACGATACTAACTCACTCTATTAA
- the tgt gene encoding tRNA guanosine(34) transglycosylase Tgt, whose amino-acid sequence MKFSLVQKDTQSKARAGELVTDHGKIQTPIFMPVGTVASVKGVHQRELKEDINPDIILGNTYHLYLRPGTNILEKAGGLHKFMGWDRNILTDSGGYQVYSLSGNRKINEEGVNFKSHIDGSSHFFTPENVMEVQRTIGADIIMAFDECTPYPCDYDYAKKSMHMTHRWLDRCISHLEKLPFKYGYSQSFFPIVQGSTYKDLRAQSAEYIASVGAEGNAIGGLSVGEPAEEMYEMAEIVCDILPEDKPRYLMGVGTPINILENIALGVDMFDCVMPTRNARNGMLFTAHGTINIKNKKWEDDFSPIDEMGITFVDTEYSKAYLRHLFAANEYLGKQIATIHNLGFYLWLVRTARERILAGDFLEWKSKMVQQMDKRL is encoded by the coding sequence TTGAAATTTAGTTTAGTACAAAAGGATACACAGAGTAAGGCAAGGGCGGGAGAGCTGGTAACTGACCATGGTAAAATACAAACACCGATATTCATGCCAGTGGGTACTGTGGCCTCTGTAAAAGGTGTGCACCAGAGAGAACTGAAAGAAGATATCAACCCCGATATTATTTTAGGAAATACATATCACCTTTATTTACGTCCGGGAACCAATATTTTGGAAAAGGCAGGTGGTCTTCACAAATTTATGGGTTGGGATAGAAATATTTTAACGGATAGCGGGGGGTATCAAGTATATTCTTTGTCAGGTAACAGAAAAATCAATGAGGAAGGCGTAAACTTTAAGTCTCATATCGATGGATCTAGTCATTTTTTTACTCCTGAGAATGTAATGGAAGTACAGCGGACAATAGGCGCGGATATTATTATGGCCTTTGATGAATGTACGCCTTATCCCTGTGACTATGATTATGCTAAAAAATCCATGCATATGACCCATAGATGGTTGGATAGATGTATCTCCCATTTGGAAAAACTCCCATTTAAGTATGGCTATTCCCAGAGTTTCTTTCCAATTGTACAGGGTTCTACCTACAAGGACCTAAGAGCACAATCTGCAGAATATATTGCTTCGGTAGGTGCAGAAGGTAACGCCATTGGTGGTCTGTCCGTGGGGGAGCCCGCAGAAGAAATGTACGAGATGGCAGAAATTGTATGCGATATTCTGCCAGAAGATAAACCTAGATACTTGATGGGCGTGGGAACACCTATAAATATCTTGGAGAATATTGCTTTGGGAGTTGATATGTTCGATTGTGTAATGCCAACTCGTAATGCTAGAAACGGAATGTTGTTTACGGCCCATGGGACCATCAATATAAAAAACAAAAAATGGGAAGATGATTTTTCGCCCATAGACGAAATGGGAATCACTTTTGTGGATACCGAGTACTCCAAAGCCTACCTAAGGCATTTGTTCGCGGCCAATGAATATTTGGGCAAGCAAATTGCTACGATACATAACCTTGGTTTTTATCTCTGGTTGGTACGAACCGCAAGAGAACGTATTTTAGCTGGGGATTTCTTGGAATGGAAAAGTAAAATGGTACAACAAATGGACAAAAGACTATAA
- a CDS encoding FKBP-type peptidyl-prolyl cis-trans isomerase → MKYGVFVCLFCIILFTSCNNDDNGVTPESVPPRVVSEVAPENDEEIQEFLKTHFYNYDEFRVPPVDFDFKIRIDTIAGDNADKKSLWEEIEIDSIKISSAQFGLDDGEEDIVHRYYYLIARNGEGGNPTIADSTFLKYEGTLLDGTLFDGSTRFLWQELPFFLRGFSNGVSKISSGTTDQITQNADGTISISNSGIGLVVMPSGLAYYNEIRGNIPQYAPLLFKLEVGLFVEDTDNDNDGIPSILEDLDGDGNLFNDNTDLQSEIDARLQTAFPNFRDADDDGDGKLTRDEISDEEGNIIIPYPDSNNDGIPDYLDPNVN, encoded by the coding sequence ATGAAGTACGGAGTTTTTGTTTGCTTGTTTTGTATAATTCTATTCACATCGTGTAATAATGATGATAATGGGGTAACTCCAGAATCTGTTCCGCCTAGGGTTGTGTCGGAAGTAGCTCCAGAGAATGATGAAGAAATACAGGAATTTCTAAAGACGCATTTTTACAATTACGACGAATTTAGAGTACCACCAGTCGATTTTGATTTTAAAATTAGAATAGATACCATTGCTGGAGATAATGCTGATAAAAAATCCTTATGGGAGGAAATAGAGATAGACAGCATCAAAATATCTTCTGCACAATTTGGTCTTGACGATGGAGAAGAGGACATTGTGCACAGATATTATTATTTGATAGCTAGGAATGGGGAAGGGGGGAATCCTACCATTGCTGATTCTACTTTTCTCAAATATGAAGGCACCTTGTTGGACGGTACTCTTTTTGACGGATCTACACGTTTTTTGTGGCAAGAACTCCCTTTTTTTCTGAGAGGTTTTTCAAATGGAGTCTCGAAGATTTCTTCTGGTACAACAGATCAGATTACACAGAATGCTGATGGCACAATTAGTATTTCAAATAGTGGAATTGGATTAGTTGTCATGCCATCTGGGTTGGCTTACTATAATGAAATACGGGGTAATATACCACAATATGCCCCATTGCTCTTTAAACTTGAAGTTGGATTATTTGTTGAAGACACTGATAATGATAACGATGGCATACCTTCAATTTTGGAAGACTTGGATGGCGACGGTAATCTTTTTAATGACAATACTGATTTACAAAGTGAAATAGATGCTAGGTTGCAGACTGCATTTCCAAACTTTAGAGACGCCGATGATGATGGGGACGGTAAACTAACAAGAGATGAAATTTCAGATGAAGAAGGAAACATTATCATCCCTTATCCAGATTCCAATAACGATGGTATTCCTGATTACTTAGATCCTAATGTAAATTAA
- a CDS encoding transketolase family protein, translating into MTKYTDQGKQDTRSGFGAGMTELGRTNPNVVALCADLVGSLKIQTFIDENPERFFQVGIAEANMMGIAAGLTIGGKIPFTGTFANFSTGRVYDQIRQSIAYSDKNVKICASHAGITLGEDGATHQILEDIGLMKMLPGMTVINPCDFNQTKAATLAIAEHHGPVYLRFGRPKVANFTPVDQKFEIGKALLLNEGKDVTIIATGHLVWQSLIAAENLENQGISAEVINIHTIKPLDDKAILDSVKKTGCVVTAEEHNFLGGLGESVSRVLASHYPTPQEFVATQDTFGESGTPDQLMDKYGLNNKAIESAVLKVLKRK; encoded by the coding sequence ATGACAAAATATACAGATCAAGGAAAACAAGATACTAGAAGTGGCTTTGGAGCTGGAATGACCGAACTGGGAAGAACCAACCCAAATGTTGTTGCACTATGTGCCGACCTCGTGGGTTCCCTTAAAATTCAAACTTTTATTGATGAAAACCCAGAACGTTTCTTCCAAGTTGGCATAGCCGAGGCAAACATGATGGGTATCGCCGCTGGTTTGACCATTGGAGGCAAAATACCGTTTACAGGTACATTTGCCAACTTTTCTACAGGTAGGGTTTATGATCAAATACGTCAGTCCATCGCCTATTCCGATAAAAATGTGAAGATATGCGCATCCCATGCGGGAATTACCTTGGGTGAAGATGGTGCGACCCACCAAATCCTAGAGGACATTGGTCTAATGAAAATGCTTCCGGGCATGACAGTGATCAATCCATGTGATTTTAACCAAACCAAAGCTGCTACATTGGCCATTGCAGAACATCACGGTCCCGTATATCTTCGTTTTGGAAGGCCAAAAGTGGCTAACTTTACTCCGGTTGACCAAAAATTCGAAATTGGAAAGGCATTACTACTCAATGAGGGTAAAGATGTAACCATAATTGCTACAGGACATTTGGTTTGGCAGTCATTAATTGCTGCTGAGAATTTAGAAAACCAAGGAATATCCGCCGAAGTAATCAATATACACACCATCAAACCACTGGATGATAAAGCTATTTTAGATTCTGTTAAGAAGACGGGGTGCGTGGTTACCGCAGAAGAACATAATTTTCTTGGTGGTCTTGGCGAAAGTGTTTCAAGAGTATTGGCAAGCCACTATCCTACGCCTCAGGAGTTTGTGGCAACACAAGATACTTTTGGGGAAAGTGGAACCCCAGATCAGCTTATGGATAAGTATGGTCTAAACAATAAAGCCATTGAATCTGCCGTTTTAAAAGTATTGAAGAGAAAATAA
- a CDS encoding phosphoribosyltransferase family protein: MKNQILNHEQLQHTVKRIAYQIYEANVNEKEIIVAGIDGGGLLLAKKIGAVLKKITEAQITLCKISMDKKNPLKSGVSTSILEEQYKNKSIVLVDDVLNSGTTLIYGVHHFLKTPIKQLKTAVLVNRNHKKYPIKADYKGISLSTSLHEHIRVEFKSKNDAVYLE, from the coding sequence ATGAAGAACCAAATATTAAATCACGAGCAGTTACAACATACCGTAAAACGAATAGCGTATCAAATTTACGAGGCCAATGTTAATGAAAAGGAAATTATTGTTGCGGGAATAGATGGAGGAGGATTGCTTCTGGCTAAGAAAATAGGTGCAGTTCTCAAAAAAATTACAGAAGCTCAAATTACCTTGTGCAAAATATCAATGGATAAAAAGAACCCGCTTAAAAGCGGAGTAAGCACCTCAATTTTAGAGGAACAGTACAAAAACAAGTCCATTGTGTTGGTAGACGATGTACTAAATTCCGGGACAACGTTGATCTATGGTGTCCATCATTTTCTCAAGACACCTATAAAACAATTAAAAACAGCTGTTTTGGTAAACAGAAACCACAAAAAATATCCAATCAAGGCCGATTATAAAGGCATTTCACTTTCAACTTCTTTACATGAGCACATAAGGGTCGAGTTCAAATCAAAGAATGATGCCGTTTATTTAGAGTAA
- a CDS encoding outer membrane beta-barrel protein, with the protein MKKTLLIAAVCLMGTAAFAQSGTGFGIKAGLSYNKNGDLISSVGDAGQNITEGAEGKAGYHFGFWGKLDFPKIYLRPELVYTRTQSNYDVSGESRDYDVSRLDLPVLLGYKLVGPLHVFAGPAFQYTLSNDLEGVNIDDVENDFTVGLNIGAGVNLGKLGLDVRYERGFSKNEANFISNNIADIEGRVDSRPSQVIFAASLKL; encoded by the coding sequence ATGAAAAAAACACTTCTAATTGCAGCGGTGTGCCTTATGGGTACGGCTGCATTTGCACAAAGCGGAACTGGCTTCGGTATTAAAGCTGGGCTTAGTTACAACAAAAACGGAGATCTTATTAGTTCGGTGGGTGATGCTGGACAAAACATAACTGAAGGAGCTGAAGGAAAAGCGGGCTATCATTTTGGATTTTGGGGAAAACTGGATTTTCCAAAAATCTATCTTAGGCCAGAGCTTGTTTATACAAGAACCCAGAGTAATTATGACGTTTCTGGAGAATCTAGGGATTATGATGTATCCAGATTGGACCTACCCGTACTTTTAGGATATAAACTAGTGGGACCTTTACATGTTTTCGCTGGACCGGCTTTTCAATATACCTTGAGCAATGATTTGGAAGGCGTCAATATTGACGATGTTGAAAATGACTTCACCGTTGGCCTAAATATTGGAGCTGGTGTCAATCTTGGAAAATTAGGATTGGATGTTCGCTACGAACGTGGATTTTCCAAGAACGAAGCTAATTTTATTTCCAATAATATTGCAGACATTGAAGGTAGGGTCGATTCAAGGCCGTCTCAAGTCATTTTTGCTGCTTCCCTAAAATTATAG
- a CDS encoding shikimate kinase codes for MKVVLVGYMASGKSSIGRLLAKELSMEFIDLDEYMEEQLGKSITTIFSQKGEIYFRKKEHEMLERVLNGNKSMVLSTGGGTPCYANNMETILKKSDYSIYLQLSVPSLVDRIQNEKEKRPLVKDISNSELPEFIGKHLFERRQFYAQAKHTVDSADKSVVELTSEIKALLL; via the coding sequence ATGAAAGTAGTTTTAGTAGGATACATGGCAAGTGGAAAGTCATCTATTGGTAGATTGTTAGCCAAAGAGTTAAGTATGGAATTTATCGATTTAGATGAATACATGGAAGAGCAATTGGGCAAATCGATAACAACTATTTTTTCACAGAAAGGAGAGATTTATTTTAGAAAAAAAGAACACGAAATGTTAGAGAGAGTTCTGAATGGGAATAAATCAATGGTACTTTCAACAGGTGGCGGCACCCCATGTTACGCAAACAACATGGAAACCATCCTAAAAAAATCCGATTATTCAATTTATTTGCAATTGTCTGTTCCCAGTTTGGTCGATAGAATACAAAATGAAAAGGAAAAAAGACCTTTGGTGAAAGACATTTCGAACTCAGAACTACCTGAATTTATTGGAAAGCACCTGTTTGAAAGAAGACAGTTTTATGCTCAAGCCAAACACACGGTAGATAGTGCGGACAAGAGCGTGGTTGAACTCACATCAGAAATTAAAGCACTGTTACTCTAA
- a CDS encoding LptF/LptG family permease has product MLTILDRYILKRYLVTFLGMLLLFVPIGIMANLAEKIGKIIDNEAPLSEVIVFYSNFTLVIGNLLLPIFLFLSIIFFTSKLASNTEIVAILSSGVSYARFLRPYLIGASLVAILIFMMGMFIVPHASIGYNEFEYKYFKKGRQDRVTNNIFNQLNENDYLYVSSFDPARKIGYNFTYEHFDSIKKLDYKISASNIRWIEKDSIYRLTNYAKRKLRNNIEVMQTKRRLDTLFTFKIEDLTPVSYVAETKNLFELNEFIEDQQRKGASNINAYILVKYKRWALPIAAFILTVIAVAVSSVKRRGGMGLNLAFGIGVAFIYIFFDKVFGTLAEQSGFSPLLAVVVPNLIFGVFAVYMLMKAKR; this is encoded by the coding sequence ATGCTTACCATACTTGATAGATACATTTTAAAACGCTATTTAGTTACCTTTTTAGGGATGTTGCTGCTATTTGTTCCCATTGGAATAATGGCCAATCTGGCCGAAAAAATAGGTAAGATCATTGATAATGAGGCCCCGTTGAGCGAGGTAATCGTATTTTACAGCAATTTTACTTTGGTCATTGGTAATCTGCTCCTTCCCATCTTTTTATTCCTGTCCATCATCTTTTTTACTTCTAAATTGGCCAGTAATACTGAGATAGTAGCTATACTAAGTTCCGGAGTTTCCTATGCTCGCTTTTTGCGTCCGTATCTTATTGGTGCTTCGTTAGTGGCGATTCTCATTTTTATGATGGGTATGTTCATAGTTCCGCACGCAAGCATTGGATATAATGAATTTGAATATAAATATTTCAAAAAAGGACGTCAGGACAGGGTAACCAATAATATTTTCAACCAGCTCAATGAGAATGATTATTTATATGTGAGCAGTTTTGACCCTGCAAGAAAAATAGGGTACAATTTTACCTATGAGCATTTCGATTCCATTAAAAAATTGGACTATAAAATATCAGCTTCTAATATTCGGTGGATAGAAAAGGATAGTATTTACAGGTTGACCAATTACGCAAAACGAAAACTTAGGAACAATATCGAAGTTATGCAGACCAAAAGAAGGCTGGATACGCTTTTTACATTTAAAATTGAAGATCTTACGCCGGTATCCTATGTAGCGGAAACAAAGAATTTGTTTGAGTTGAACGAATTTATAGAAGACCAGCAGCGAAAAGGAGCGTCCAACATCAATGCTTACATCCTGGTAAAATATAAGAGATGGGCATTGCCAATAGCCGCTTTTATACTTACCGTAATAGCGGTTGCGGTATCTTCGGTAAAGCGAAGGGGTGGAATGGGCTTAAATCTAGCTTTTGGTATAGGTGTTGCGTTTATCTATATTTTCTTCGATAAAGTTTTTGGGACGTTGGCGGAACAATCTGGTTTTTCCCCGCTATTGGCGGTTGTTGTTCCCAATCTTATTTTTGGCGTCTTTGCAGTGTATATGCTGATGAAGGCCAAACGCTAA
- a CDS encoding type II toxin-antitoxin system HipA family toxin translates to MARNDIISVLLFGLEIGKIGYDVDKRTSYFQYNPEFLESGQYPNVFPYIFKRVKPRQVFTEFEGETFRGLPPMIADSLPDMFGNIIFKEWFEAKEGANKKITSLEQLTYVSNRGMGALEYTPTMEIPKSTTIDITEIVDVLHKVLDLKQNTSDHGLNEMGLLNIFKIGTSAGGARPKILISEHKATGRIIPGDMEYSADYNHYLVKLHMDEEWGYNKEKVEYAYYQMAQACGITMMDSKLIDDKHFATLRYDRQHGEKQHVLTTSGLTGWDFKNPQDSSYENLFKLALDLKVPYKDIQQLFKRMVFNVVMANIDDHLKNHSFIYDRVSGSWNLAPAYDLTYPLNINYNYTTVSRALSINDKRTDITFKDISTIADAYAIKNPKGIIQEVQESISKWEGLYKELGLPKKVGEDIQKEFIKII, encoded by the coding sequence ATGGCCAGAAATGATATCATATCGGTACTATTGTTTGGGCTGGAAATCGGAAAAATAGGTTACGACGTGGACAAGCGGACCTCCTATTTTCAATATAACCCAGAGTTTTTGGAGTCCGGTCAGTACCCCAATGTTTTTCCCTATATCTTCAAACGTGTTAAACCACGCCAAGTATTTACCGAGTTTGAAGGTGAAACCTTCAGGGGCCTGCCTCCTATGATTGCCGACTCCCTTCCGGACATGTTCGGAAATATTATTTTCAAGGAGTGGTTTGAGGCCAAAGAAGGGGCAAACAAAAAAATCACATCCTTGGAGCAACTCACCTATGTATCCAATCGAGGTATGGGGGCACTGGAGTACACTCCCACAATGGAAATTCCAAAGTCGACCACCATTGATATCACCGAAATTGTTGACGTGCTGCATAAGGTCCTGGACCTAAAACAGAATACTTCAGACCATGGTCTGAATGAGATGGGCCTATTGAACATCTTTAAGATAGGTACCTCCGCCGGGGGAGCGCGCCCCAAGATCTTAATTTCTGAACATAAGGCAACAGGCCGCATCATCCCAGGTGACATGGAATATAGTGCCGACTACAACCATTACCTGGTCAAGCTGCACATGGACGAGGAATGGGGCTATAACAAGGAAAAGGTAGAATATGCCTATTACCAAATGGCCCAAGCATGTGGCATTACCATGATGGACTCCAAGCTCATCGACGACAAACATTTTGCTACACTACGTTACGATAGGCAACATGGTGAGAAACAACATGTCCTGACCACTTCTGGATTGACGGGATGGGATTTTAAAAACCCGCAAGATTCGAGCTATGAAAACCTGTTCAAATTGGCACTGGACCTAAAGGTACCCTATAAAGACATCCAACAGTTGTTTAAACGTATGGTGTTCAATGTGGTCATGGCCAACATCGATGACCATTTAAAAAATCACAGTTTTATCTATGACAGGGTATCGGGTTCCTGGAATTTAGCACCAGCCTATGATTTGACCTATCCCCTGAACATCAATTACAACTACACCACTGTTTCAAGGGCCTTATCCATCAATGACAAACGTACCGATATCACTTTTAAAGATATCTCCACTATTGCCGATGCCTATGCCATCAAAAACCCAAAGGGAATCATCCAAGAAGTACAAGAGAGCATTTCGAAATGGGAAGGCCTGTACAAGGAATTGGGGCTCCCCAAAAAAGTGGGTGAAGACATTCAAAAGGAATTCATAAAAATCATCTAA
- a CDS encoding transketolase, translated as MANTQELQDIVVQVRRDILRMVHKVNSGHPGGSLGCTEFFVALYHEIMDLKDGFDMDGKDEDLFFLSNGHISPVFYSVLARKGYFPVEELNTFRLIDSRLQGHPTTHEGLPGVRVASGSLGQGMSVAIGAALAKKLNGDNHLVYSLHGDGELQEGQNWEAIMYAAGNNVDNLIATIDLNGQQIDGATKDVLPLGDVAEKFRVFGWDVLEIENGNDLTQVIAGLNEAKNRTGKGKPVCVVMTTMMGNGVDFMMHTHAWHGKAPNDEQLETALAQNPETLGDY; from the coding sequence ATGGCAAATACCCAAGAACTGCAAGATATTGTAGTCCAAGTACGCAGAGATATTCTAAGAATGGTACACAAAGTAAATTCGGGACACCCTGGAGGATCTCTTGGTTGTACCGAATTTTTTGTTGCACTGTATCATGAAATTATGGACCTAAAAGATGGTTTTGATATGGACGGAAAGGATGAAGATCTCTTTTTTCTTTCCAATGGTCATATTTCGCCAGTATTCTATAGTGTCTTGGCAAGAAAAGGATATTTTCCGGTCGAAGAACTAAATACCTTTAGATTGATAGATTCCCGATTACAGGGACACCCTACTACGCATGAAGGATTACCAGGGGTTAGAGTTGCATCTGGTTCGTTGGGGCAGGGTATGTCCGTTGCCATTGGCGCTGCTCTAGCTAAAAAGCTGAATGGTGATAATCATTTGGTTTACAGTTTACACGGTGATGGAGAATTGCAAGAGGGGCAAAACTGGGAAGCCATTATGTATGCTGCAGGAAACAACGTGGACAATCTTATTGCCACCATAGATTTAAACGGACAACAAATAGACGGAGCTACAAAAGATGTACTCCCATTGGGTGATGTCGCTGAAAAATTTAGGGTCTTTGGCTGGGATGTCTTGGAAATTGAGAATGGTAATGACCTTACACAAGTCATTGCAGGATTGAACGAAGCAAAAAACAGAACTGGCAAAGGAAAACCCGTTTGTGTTGTAATGACCACAATGATGGGTAATGGAGTCGATTTTATGATGCATACCCATGCATGGCACGGGAAAGCCCCAAATGATGAACAATTGGAGACCGCACTGGCACAAAACCCTGAAACCTTAGGTGATTATTAA